A DNA window from Streptomyces bacillaris contains the following coding sequences:
- a CDS encoding thioredoxin domain-containing protein: MANRLTQTTSPYLLQHADNPVDWWPWSPDAFEEARRRNVPILLSVGYASCHWCHVMAHESFEDDDTAAYLNEHFVSVKVDREERPDVDAVYMEAVQAATGQGGWPMTVFLTPDAEPFYFGTYFPPEPRHGSPSFRQVLEGVSAAWTDRREEVAEVAGRIVADLAGRSLAHGGDGVPGESEVAQALLGLTREYDEQYGGFGGAPKFPPSMAVEFLLRHYSRTGAEGALQMAADTCSAMARGGIYDQLGGGFARYSVDREWVVPHFEKMLYDNALLCRVYAHLWRTTGSEEARRIALETADFMVRELRTAEGGFASALDADSEDQEGKHVEGAFYVWTPAQLRAVLGEEDGAFAAAYFGVTEEGTFEEGASVLQLAGDAGPVDAGRVADVRARLLAAREERPRPGRDDKVVAAWNGLAIAALAETGAYFDRPDLVERATEAADLLVRVHLGEVARLTRTSRDGRAGDNAGVLEDYGDVAEGFLALAAVTGEGAWLEFAGFLLDVVLEQFTGEGGQLYDTAHEAEQLIRRPQDPTDSATPAGWTAAAGALLSYAAHTGSEAHRAAAEGALGVVKALAPRAPRFIGWGLAVAEALLDGPREVAVAGPVGGELHRTALLGRAPGAVVAAGEGPGAAAEFPLLVDRPLVGGEPTAYVCRHFVCDVPTTDAGELAVKLGG; encoded by the coding sequence GTTCGAGGAAGCCAGAAGGCGGAACGTTCCGATCCTGCTCAGCGTCGGGTACGCCTCGTGCCACTGGTGTCACGTCATGGCGCACGAATCCTTCGAGGACGACGACACCGCCGCCTACCTGAACGAGCACTTCGTCTCCGTCAAGGTGGACCGCGAGGAGCGGCCCGACGTCGATGCCGTCTACATGGAGGCCGTGCAGGCGGCCACCGGGCAGGGTGGGTGGCCGATGACCGTGTTTCTTACGCCGGATGCCGAACCCTTCTACTTCGGGACCTACTTCCCGCCCGAGCCCCGGCACGGCTCGCCCTCCTTCCGGCAGGTGCTCGAAGGGGTGAGTGCCGCGTGGACCGATCGGCGGGAGGAGGTGGCCGAGGTGGCCGGGCGGATCGTCGCGGATCTGGCCGGGCGGTCGCTGGCCCATGGCGGGGACGGGGTGCCGGGGGAGTCGGAGGTGGCGCAGGCGCTGCTCGGGCTGACGCGGGAGTACGACGAGCAGTACGGCGGGTTCGGGGGAGCGCCCAAGTTCCCGCCGTCCATGGCCGTGGAGTTCCTGCTGCGGCACTACTCCCGTACGGGGGCCGAGGGGGCCCTTCAGATGGCCGCCGACACCTGTTCGGCGATGGCCCGCGGCGGGATCTACGACCAGCTCGGCGGTGGGTTCGCGCGGTACTCCGTGGACCGGGAGTGGGTGGTCCCGCACTTCGAGAAGATGCTGTACGACAACGCGCTGCTCTGCCGGGTGTACGCCCATCTCTGGCGTACCACCGGGTCCGAGGAGGCCCGTCGCATCGCCCTGGAGACCGCCGACTTCATGGTCCGGGAGCTGCGTACCGCCGAGGGCGGCTTCGCCTCCGCGCTCGATGCCGACAGTGAGGATCAGGAAGGAAAGCACGTCGAGGGTGCTTTCTACGTGTGGACTCCCGCGCAACTGCGTGCGGTGCTCGGTGAGGAGGACGGGGCCTTCGCCGCCGCGTACTTCGGGGTGACCGAGGAGGGCACCTTCGAGGAGGGCGCTTCCGTGCTCCAGCTGGCGGGGGACGCCGGACCTGTGGACGCGGGACGCGTCGCCGACGTACGGGCACGGCTTCTGGCGGCCCGTGAGGAGCGGCCGCGGCCGGGGCGGGACGACAAGGTGGTCGCCGCCTGGAACGGGCTCGCCATCGCCGCGCTCGCCGAGACCGGCGCCTACTTCGACCGGCCCGATCTGGTCGAGCGCGCCACCGAGGCCGCCGATCTGCTGGTCCGGGTCCACCTGGGCGAGGTCGCCCGGCTGACCCGTACCTCCCGGGACGGGCGCGCGGGAGACAACGCGGGCGTGCTGGAGGACTACGGCGATGTGGCCGAGGGGTTCCTCGCGCTGGCCGCTGTGACAGGTGAGGGCGCCTGGCTGGAGTTCGCCGGGTTCCTGCTCGACGTCGTGCTGGAGCAGTTCACCGGCGAGGGCGGGCAGCTCTACGACACCGCCCATGAGGCGGAGCAGTTGATCCGGCGGCCGCAGGACCCGACCGACAGCGCCACCCCGGCCGGGTGGACGGCGGCGGCGGGTGCGCTGCTCTCGTACGCCGCCCACACCGGGTCCGAGGCTCATCGCGCTGCCGCGGAAGGTGCGCTCGGCGTCGTCAAGGCGCTCGCGCCGCGTGCGCCCCGGTTCATCGGGTGGGGGCTCGCCGTGGCCGAAGCGCTGCTGGACGGGCCCCGTGAGGTGGCCGTCGCCGGGCCCGTCGGCGGTGAGCTGCACCGTACGGCGTTGCTCGGCCGGGCCCCGGGTGCGGTCGTCGCCGCGGGGGAGGGGCCGGGCGCGGCGGCCGAGTTCCCGCTGCTGGTGGACCGGCCGCTGGTGGGCGGGGAGCCGACCGCGTACGTCTGCCGGCACTTCGTCTGTGACGTGCCGACCACCGATGCGGGGGAGTTGGCTGTGAAGCTCGGCGGGTGA